One genomic window of Caballeronia sp. SBC1 includes the following:
- a CDS encoding SDR family oxidoreductase: protein MNTVKNSQVAIVTGASRGIGAAVARRLANDGFAVVINYASSSKEADALVAELAAQGAKAIAIKADVANADEVRAMFDATEQQLGKIDVLVNNAGVLKTVPLADTSDALYDQTFGINVRGTFNTLREAAARMNNGGRIINFSSTTLALNMPGYAVYNATKAAVEAFTHVFAKELRGRNITVNAVAPGPIATSLFLDGKTEEQIQTFAKMPPLQRLGQPEDIASIVSFLAGPDAGWVNGQILRANGGVA from the coding sequence ATGAACACAGTCAAGAACAGCCAGGTAGCCATTGTCACGGGTGCATCGCGCGGTATTGGCGCAGCAGTGGCGCGGCGTCTCGCCAACGACGGTTTTGCGGTAGTCATCAACTATGCATCGAGTTCGAAGGAAGCCGATGCGCTCGTCGCTGAACTCGCTGCGCAGGGCGCGAAAGCCATCGCGATCAAGGCCGATGTAGCGAACGCCGACGAAGTCCGCGCCATGTTTGACGCGACCGAGCAGCAACTCGGCAAGATCGACGTGCTGGTGAATAACGCCGGCGTGCTGAAGACGGTCCCGCTGGCGGATACCTCGGACGCGCTTTACGACCAGACCTTCGGCATCAACGTGCGCGGCACTTTCAACACGCTGCGCGAAGCGGCGGCGCGGATGAACAACGGTGGCCGCATCATCAATTTCTCGAGCACGACGCTCGCTTTGAACATGCCCGGCTACGCCGTCTACAACGCGACGAAAGCGGCCGTTGAAGCGTTCACGCATGTGTTCGCGAAGGAACTGCGCGGCCGCAACATCACGGTAAACGCCGTTGCTCCAGGTCCGATCGCGACTTCGCTTTTCCTCGATGGCAAGACCGAAGAACAGATCCAGACCTTCGCCAAGATGCCGCCGCTGCAACGCCTTGGCCAGCCCGAAGATATCGCATCCATCGTGTCGTTCCTCGCCGGTCCGGATGCGGGCTGGGTCAACGGCCAGATCCTGCGTGCCAATGGTGGTGTCGCTTAA
- a CDS encoding LysR family transcriptional regulator, with amino-acid sequence MDRFQEMQVFIRIAERSSFTHAADDLQIPRATVTNLLKRMEERLGTRLLERTTRTVRLTHDGEAFYRRCVRLVADMEEAEGSFRNVAPKGLLRVNLQGTLARHFVVPALPEFIAQYPDIELQIGEDDRLVDLVREGIDCVLRAGTLQDSSMVGRRVALMEQVTVASPAYLEQFGEPETLEALSAHRAVNYLSSGSGRLLPMEFTVDGRAVEIQLAAVVSVTGADLYTGSAVAGLGLVQVPRYRVMGELSEGTLKVVLDAFPPPPMPVSVLYPQNRQLSARVRVFAQWLREIFEAAGRV; translated from the coding sequence ATGGACCGGTTTCAGGAAATGCAGGTGTTTATCCGTATCGCCGAGCGCAGCAGCTTCACGCATGCCGCCGACGACCTGCAGATACCGCGCGCCACGGTCACGAATCTGCTCAAGCGCATGGAGGAGCGGCTGGGGACGCGGCTGCTCGAGCGCACCACGCGCACAGTGCGGCTCACACACGACGGCGAGGCGTTCTACCGGCGCTGCGTACGGCTGGTCGCGGACATGGAGGAAGCGGAGGGATCGTTCCGCAACGTCGCGCCGAAGGGCCTGCTGCGCGTGAATTTGCAGGGCACGCTTGCCCGGCATTTCGTGGTGCCGGCGCTGCCTGAGTTCATCGCGCAGTATCCCGATATTGAATTGCAGATTGGCGAGGACGACCGGCTGGTCGATCTGGTGCGCGAGGGGATCGACTGCGTGCTGCGGGCGGGAACGCTGCAGGATTCGTCGATGGTCGGACGCCGCGTCGCGCTGATGGAGCAGGTCACGGTGGCGAGCCCCGCCTATCTGGAACAGTTCGGGGAGCCGGAAACGCTCGAGGCGCTGAGTGCGCACCGGGCGGTGAATTACCTCTCGAGCGGATCGGGGCGGCTTTTGCCGATGGAATTCACCGTCGACGGCCGCGCGGTCGAGATCCAGCTTGCCGCGGTGGTATCGGTCACTGGCGCGGATTTGTACACAGGGTCCGCGGTGGCGGGATTGGGGCTCGTGCAGGTGCCGCGATATCGGGTGATGGGGGAATTATCGGAGGGGACACTAAAGGTCGTGCTTGATGCGTTTCCGCCGCCTCCTATGCCGGTTTCGGTTTTGTATCCACAGAACCGGCAGTTATCGGCGAGAGTCAGGGTCTTCGCTCAATGGCTCCGGGAGATATTTGAAGCAGCGGGAAGGGTTTGA
- a CDS encoding sterol desaturase family protein, translating into MAILLTILKYSVILILASSFAEALVLSLRSGWRGYDWKAATVSVVDLLVREYPLHWLLPLAFWSDAMSWFWRHRLWTLPMNHWSGWLACFIGQEFCYYWYHRAAHRTRWFWCTHAVHHSPNQLNLSAAYRTGWTARLTGSTLFFVLAPLFGMPPRIVLTLLSLNLLYQFWLHAAWIPRLGPLEWILNTPSSHRVHHASNIEYLDGNYGGVLIVFDRLFGTYIAERRSVPCRFGLVRPMTTYNLLTIEFAHWRALWRDVITARSIREACGYVIKPPGWRPDNKGETTEDLRRSFASCEMEMARQNQTLPAASNISRSH; encoded by the coding sequence ATGGCTATCTTGCTCACGATACTCAAATACTCTGTCATCCTGATCCTCGCATCCTCATTCGCCGAGGCTCTGGTGCTTTCTCTCCGATCCGGCTGGCGTGGCTATGACTGGAAGGCGGCCACCGTGTCCGTGGTCGATCTCCTCGTTCGCGAGTATCCATTGCACTGGTTGCTGCCGCTTGCGTTCTGGAGCGACGCAATGAGCTGGTTCTGGCGGCACAGGCTTTGGACCTTGCCGATGAACCATTGGAGCGGCTGGCTCGCGTGCTTCATTGGTCAGGAGTTCTGCTATTACTGGTACCACCGTGCCGCACATCGGACGCGCTGGTTCTGGTGCACCCATGCCGTCCACCATTCACCGAATCAACTCAACCTTTCCGCCGCGTACCGTACCGGCTGGACTGCCCGTCTTACCGGTTCCACACTGTTCTTCGTGCTCGCACCGTTATTCGGCATGCCGCCTCGGATTGTGCTGACGTTGCTTTCGCTTAACCTGCTTTACCAGTTCTGGCTGCACGCAGCCTGGATTCCACGCCTGGGTCCGCTGGAATGGATTCTCAACACGCCTTCCTCGCACCGCGTGCATCACGCCTCCAACATCGAATACCTTGATGGAAACTATGGCGGCGTGCTGATTGTGTTCGACCGTTTATTTGGTACCTATATTGCAGAAAGGCGCAGCGTGCCGTGTCGCTTCGGGCTGGTGCGGCCCATGACGACCTATAACTTGCTGACTATCGAGTTCGCACACTGGCGTGCGTTGTGGCGCGACGTGATAACAGCGCGCTCAATACGCGAGGCGTGTGGCTATGTGATCAAGCCGCCCGGCTGGCGGCCGGATAACAAAGGGGAAACTACCGAAGATCTACGGCGCTCGTTCGCTTCCTGCGAAATGGAAATGGCACGCCAAAATCAAACCCTTCCCGCTGCTTCAAATATCTCCCGGAGCCATTGA
- a CDS encoding LytTR family DNA-binding domain-containing protein has product MRALIVDDEALARSKLLRMLRAFPDVDVIGEASDGTMALTLAMQLRPDVIFLDVQMPGVDGFDVAASLPDDAPALVFVTAFDQYALRAFDTHAADYLLKPVEPERLERAVQRLRGAVRGAARPSIGVPAHLMIADRGQMHVVRCEDIEWLEAADNYVNVHLPGRSLLMRRTLAALLNDLDPAFVRTHRSAAVALAAVLAVRPRAKGDATIILRSGVEVPCSRQHRESLMQRLRQ; this is encoded by the coding sequence ATGCGCGCACTGATTGTCGACGACGAGGCACTGGCTCGCAGCAAGCTGCTGCGTATGCTTCGCGCGTTTCCCGATGTCGACGTGATCGGAGAAGCCTCCGACGGCACGATGGCGCTGACGCTGGCTATGCAGCTACGGCCGGACGTAATCTTCCTCGACGTACAGATGCCCGGGGTCGACGGCTTCGACGTAGCCGCGTCGCTGCCGGACGACGCTCCGGCGCTGGTATTCGTGACCGCGTTCGACCAGTATGCGTTGCGCGCATTCGATACCCATGCAGCCGACTACTTGCTGAAACCGGTCGAGCCGGAGCGCCTGGAGCGCGCCGTCCAGCGGTTGCGAGGGGCGGTCCGTGGCGCGGCACGCCCGAGCATCGGCGTGCCGGCCCATCTGATGATCGCCGACCGCGGGCAAATGCATGTTGTGCGCTGCGAGGACATTGAATGGCTGGAGGCCGCGGACAACTACGTCAACGTCCATCTTCCCGGAAGGAGCCTGCTCATGCGCCGCACGCTGGCCGCGTTGCTCAATGACCTTGACCCGGCGTTCGTCCGCACGCACCGCAGCGCTGCGGTGGCGCTGGCCGCTGTGCTCGCTGTGCGGCCGCGGGCGAAAGGCGATGCCACAATAATTCTGCGCAGCGGCGTCGAGGTGCCCTGCAGCCGGCAGCATCGCGAGTCATTGATGCAACGCCTCCGGCAATAG
- a CDS encoding sensor histidine kinase, translating into MNTSFLVGEIKPISLWRRLVWPWAAFLLLMLVVGVQEYLRDGGHRLWQPFVDYGTAALVATVLVVVQIKRANQFDSLLNHPLQWFLRLGAWMPLGLVAYVTAMYALRIGIYALAGVRYRHEPWLEVMAYESTKFVLFYALFAGIHFGLRSYGAWVSERLRSAQQSNLARQAQLAQLTQQLQPHFLFNALNTISSLIHSNPDVADKLLNRLATLLRAATDASQRPEQSLADELTLLHAYADIMVQRFSDRVRISWEVDAGAQACRVPTLGLQPLLENCFRHVVERRKALTHIVVRIECSAGQLQIEVEDNGDLHDLPDKRGVGLGNLEDRLQSLYGTQASLELRLRPGGGLIAGMNLPCAH; encoded by the coding sequence ATGAACACTAGCTTTCTAGTTGGCGAAATCAAACCAATCAGCCTGTGGCGGCGTCTGGTGTGGCCGTGGGCCGCATTCTTGCTGCTCATGTTGGTCGTGGGTGTGCAGGAGTATCTGCGCGATGGCGGACACCGTTTATGGCAGCCGTTCGTCGACTATGGCACGGCCGCTCTTGTAGCCACGGTGCTGGTTGTGGTGCAAATAAAGCGCGCAAACCAATTCGACAGTCTTCTCAACCATCCCCTGCAATGGTTTCTGCGCCTTGGGGCGTGGATGCCGCTGGGACTGGTCGCTTACGTGACGGCAATGTACGCGTTGCGCATCGGTATCTATGCACTCGCCGGCGTCAGGTATCGGCATGAGCCGTGGCTCGAAGTGATGGCCTACGAATCGACCAAATTCGTACTCTTCTATGCGTTGTTCGCGGGTATCCATTTCGGCCTGCGGTCCTACGGGGCGTGGGTTTCCGAGCGGCTGCGCTCCGCCCAGCAGTCGAACCTGGCGCGACAGGCACAACTTGCCCAGTTGACCCAGCAACTGCAGCCGCACTTTCTGTTCAATGCGCTGAACACCATTTCATCGCTGATCCACAGTAATCCCGATGTGGCCGACAAGCTGCTCAACCGCCTGGCGACATTGTTGCGCGCAGCCACCGACGCGAGTCAGCGTCCCGAACAGTCACTGGCCGACGAACTGACGCTGCTTCACGCCTACGCAGACATCATGGTCCAGCGTTTTTCCGACCGCGTCAGAATTTCGTGGGAAGTCGATGCCGGTGCACAGGCTTGCCGTGTCCCCACGCTCGGACTGCAGCCTCTCCTGGAGAATTGCTTTCGCCACGTGGTCGAGCGGCGCAAAGCGCTTACGCATATCGTGGTCCGCATAGAGTGCAGCGCAGGCCAGTTGCAGATTGAGGTTGAGGACAATGGGGATTTGCACGACCTTCCCGACAAACGCGGCGTGGGTCTCGGCAACCTTGAGGATCGTCTGCAATCGTTGTACGGTACGCAGGCGAGTCTCGAATTACGACTGCGACCTGGCGGCGGCCTGATCGCCGGGATGAACCTGCCATGCGCGCACTGA
- a CDS encoding cupin domain-containing protein, with translation MHRHIYLAAIPVAFVAGLFVSHLSTPARAQTPDVKLTAQIIDLMAMTDADIGAQVPNMGTLRSKGLVVTSNGTVAVQTGNVPKHTHRGSDEIQYVISGSGTFWLGNEQRPIHPGDLIIIPKGTIHAGSEPTSGEFKVLSIKLPPQAPGDMQMVP, from the coding sequence ATGCATCGCCACATTTATCTCGCGGCTATTCCCGTTGCCTTTGTTGCCGGCCTGTTTGTGTCTCACCTAAGCACGCCGGCTCGAGCTCAGACGCCAGATGTCAAGCTCACGGCGCAAATCATAGACCTGATGGCAATGACCGATGCCGATATTGGCGCACAGGTTCCAAACATGGGAACCTTACGTTCAAAGGGCCTGGTAGTGACGTCGAACGGAACCGTTGCGGTCCAGACGGGCAACGTGCCAAAGCATACTCATAGGGGCTCCGACGAAATCCAGTATGTGATCTCGGGAAGCGGCACTTTCTGGCTGGGAAACGAGCAGCGCCCGATTCATCCCGGAGACCTGATCATTATCCCAAAGGGGACGATACATGCCGGGTCCGAGCCGACCAGTGGAGAGTTCAAGGTTCTCTCGATCAAATTGCCGCCACAAGCTCCGGGCGACATGCAAATGGTGCCGTGA
- the dmeF gene encoding CDF family Co(II)/Ni(II) efflux transporter DmeF, with protein sequence MSDFKNAAFGSGHDHIFLGAAHEQNERRTWAVIGLCAAMMVTEIVGGSMFGSLALVADGLHMSTHAGAMLIAALAYMYARKHATDSRFVFGTGKLGDLAGFTSAIVLAMIALLIGYEAVSRFLAPVPIHFGEAIPIAVVGLLVNLASVWLLSGDHHGHSHGHSHGHGHGHDEHAHEEEVQRVFTGSGVFNVSIFEDGVPPVFRMTPATEGSRLDASGVSVTTVRPDGSRQVFALADRGSYMESNDDIPEPHAFKAIVRMPDGEHEVEFEEHEHHDDVDQAASRDHNIRSTYIHVIADAAVSVLAIVGLLLARAFGWVWMDPLAGVIGALVIANWSYGLMRDTGAILLDINPDRRMADNVRQVIEAAGDKVIDLHVWRLGPGHMSAVLSVATDESNHDSRFYHSALRRFKGLSHVTVEVQPAQAMA encoded by the coding sequence ATGAGTGATTTCAAAAACGCCGCGTTTGGCTCGGGGCATGACCACATCTTTCTGGGCGCGGCCCATGAACAGAACGAGCGCAGGACATGGGCGGTGATTGGGTTGTGCGCGGCGATGATGGTTACCGAAATCGTCGGTGGGAGTATGTTCGGCTCACTGGCGCTCGTCGCGGATGGCCTGCACATGTCGACACACGCGGGCGCGATGCTGATTGCGGCACTCGCCTATATGTACGCACGCAAACATGCCACTGATTCCCGCTTCGTATTCGGTACTGGCAAGCTCGGCGACCTCGCGGGATTTACCAGCGCCATTGTCCTCGCGATGATTGCTTTGCTGATTGGTTACGAAGCGGTTTCCCGATTCCTTGCACCGGTACCTATCCATTTCGGTGAAGCGATTCCCATCGCCGTGGTCGGCCTGTTGGTGAATCTCGCGAGTGTCTGGCTTCTGAGCGGCGACCATCACGGCCATAGCCATGGTCACAGCCACGGGCACGGCCATGGTCACGACGAACACGCTCACGAAGAAGAGGTGCAGAGGGTTTTCACCGGGTCAGGTGTGTTTAACGTGTCCATCTTCGAGGACGGCGTTCCTCCGGTCTTCCGCATGACGCCGGCAACCGAGGGTTCGCGACTGGACGCGTCGGGGGTGTCCGTTACGACTGTACGGCCTGACGGCTCGCGACAGGTATTTGCGCTGGCGGACCGGGGCAGTTATATGGAGTCGAATGACGACATTCCCGAGCCGCACGCATTTAAAGCCATTGTGCGGATGCCGGATGGCGAGCACGAGGTCGAATTCGAAGAGCATGAGCATCACGACGATGTGGACCAAGCGGCTAGCCGGGACCACAACATCCGGTCTACCTACATCCACGTGATAGCGGATGCAGCGGTCTCGGTGCTGGCCATTGTTGGCCTCCTGCTGGCGCGCGCTTTCGGATGGGTCTGGATGGACCCGCTTGCTGGCGTCATCGGGGCGTTGGTGATTGCGAACTGGTCCTACGGTCTGATGCGCGACACCGGGGCGATTCTTCTCGACATCAACCCCGACCGACGGATGGCGGACAACGTGCGTCAGGTCATTGAGGCCGCTGGTGACAAGGTCATCGACCTACACGTTTGGCGGCTCGGCCCCGGACATATGAGCGCCGTACTGTCCGTTGCGACTGATGAATCGAATCACGACTCGCGTTTCTATCATTCGGCTCTCAGGCGTTTCAAGGGCCTGTCGCACGTCACCGTTGAAGTGCAGCCCGCTCAAGCGATGGCCTGA
- a CDS encoding metal/formaldehyde-sensitive transcriptional repressor, whose amino-acid sequence MSHTIREKQKLLNRVRRIKGQVEAIERALEQEHGCADVLQQITSCRGAMNGLLAVVLEDHIRTHLVDADSHEEPAGSATEQLIEVVHSYFK is encoded by the coding sequence ATGAGTCACACAATTCGCGAGAAACAGAAACTGCTAAATAGGGTGCGCCGCATCAAGGGGCAGGTGGAAGCCATCGAGCGGGCGCTCGAACAGGAGCATGGATGTGCCGACGTGCTGCAGCAAATCACGAGCTGCCGTGGTGCGATGAACGGCCTGCTGGCTGTCGTGCTCGAGGACCACATACGGACCCATCTCGTCGACGCCGACAGTCACGAAGAGCCAGCCGGCAGCGCGACTGAACAGCTCATCGAAGTTGTCCATAGTTATTTCAAGTAG
- a CDS encoding cytochrome b: MSVNRMLQTAPHSRNGTADAQAANIQNGGLDERNARRMKRGHDLDRYDGVARFFHWVFAAGIIYASITGYTLAQLSAGPERDFLSRLNMSIATVLIVLFPLRVCWKFVRIEPRALPDVSELQNELAHRVHILMYLTIFAVLVSGFLMVPNGYSFFGLVEIHTPFVKGALTDKLFVIHRASCALLAGLVVLHVLAVVKHQLITRNNVLRRML; encoded by the coding sequence ATGTCTGTGAACCGTATGCTGCAAACGGCACCACATAGCCGAAACGGCACTGCCGACGCGCAAGCCGCGAACATTCAGAACGGTGGCCTTGACGAGCGCAACGCACGCCGGATGAAACGCGGGCACGATCTGGACCGTTACGATGGCGTCGCGCGGTTTTTCCATTGGGTATTCGCCGCCGGCATTATTTACGCGAGTATTACCGGCTACACACTGGCCCAGCTTTCGGCCGGACCGGAGCGTGATTTCCTGTCGCGACTGAATATGTCGATCGCTACGGTGCTGATCGTGCTTTTCCCGCTGCGGGTGTGCTGGAAATTCGTGCGAATCGAGCCGCGTGCGCTTCCAGACGTGTCGGAACTGCAGAACGAGCTGGCACACCGAGTGCACATTTTGATGTACTTAACAATCTTCGCTGTGCTGGTGAGCGGTTTCTTGATGGTCCCGAACGGTTATTCATTTTTTGGTCTGGTCGAGATTCACACGCCATTCGTGAAAGGGGCGCTCACCGACAAGCTCTTCGTCATACACCGCGCAAGTTGCGCATTGCTGGCGGGGCTGGTTGTGCTGCACGTACTCGCGGTCGTCAAGCATCAGTTGATCACCCGTAACAACGTGCTGCGAAGAATGCTGTGA
- a CDS encoding DUF4922 domain-containing protein, translating into MEHLRLQPGTLWPAILRQTEHALRCGALRPIETIQTLLEERGVRFLVRQVASLARKEETRQARKVEAGACSAVNPFLPYDSDLFVADISDTHVALLNKFNVIDHHLLIVTRCFKPQEALLEFADFVALASCMAEFDGLAFYNGGAESGASQRHKHLQIVPLPLGESGPPLPIESVLRPGGVEGPIGTVGTIPGLPFLHAFARLELAPAASRHAAHTAFDCYHALLEATGLRAIEVNGELHQSAPYNLLVTRRWMLLVPRYSECVEGISVNALGFAGSLFVRDAAQMEVIKSLGPMSVLQRVAVAAAVGQ; encoded by the coding sequence ATGGAACATTTACGTCTTCAGCCCGGCACGTTGTGGCCAGCCATCCTGCGTCAGACTGAGCATGCGTTGCGCTGTGGTGCGCTGCGGCCAATCGAGACTATCCAGACGCTGCTCGAAGAACGCGGTGTACGCTTTCTCGTCCGCCAGGTCGCAAGCCTCGCGCGCAAGGAGGAAACTCGACAGGCGCGCAAGGTCGAGGCGGGGGCGTGCAGCGCGGTGAATCCATTCCTTCCTTACGACTCCGACCTCTTTGTGGCCGATATCTCGGACACTCACGTCGCGTTGCTCAACAAGTTCAACGTCATCGACCATCATCTGCTGATCGTCACTCGTTGCTTCAAACCGCAGGAAGCGCTACTTGAGTTCGCGGACTTTGTTGCATTGGCCTCCTGCATGGCCGAGTTCGACGGCCTCGCCTTCTACAATGGCGGCGCGGAATCCGGCGCGAGTCAACGCCACAAACATCTGCAGATCGTGCCGCTGCCGCTTGGAGAATCAGGTCCGCCGCTCCCCATTGAATCTGTTTTAAGACCCGGGGGCGTGGAAGGTCCTATCGGCACGGTAGGCACTATTCCTGGCCTGCCTTTTCTGCACGCGTTCGCGCGTCTGGAACTGGCTCCTGCCGCCTCGCGGCATGCAGCACACACCGCGTTCGATTGCTACCACGCGTTGCTCGAAGCTACCGGCCTGCGAGCGATCGAGGTGAATGGCGAATTGCATCAGTCGGCACCGTACAACCTGCTTGTCACCCGCCGATGGATGCTGCTCGTACCAAGGTATTCGGAATGCGTCGAGGGCATTTCAGTGAATGCGCTTGGATTTGCCGGATCACTCTTCGTGCGTGACGCAGCACAAATGGAAGTCATTAAAAGTCTCGGTCCGATGTCCGTGCTGCAACGCGTCGCGGTCGCTGCCGCTGTGGGTCAATAG
- a CDS encoding adenosine-specific kinase: MQVLTVTIVKPEATNFILGQSHFIKSVEDLHEAMVGTVPGIKFGLAFCEASGKRLVRRSGTDANLIELACQNAAAIGAGHSFLIFLGDGFYPVNILNAIKAVPEVCRIFCATANPTQILVAETEQGRGILGVVDGFPPLGVENEEDVQWRKDLLRAIGYKV, from the coding sequence ATGCAAGTGCTTACGGTAACAATCGTCAAACCCGAAGCGACGAACTTCATCCTGGGGCAAAGCCACTTCATCAAGTCTGTCGAGGATCTGCACGAGGCAATGGTCGGTACCGTTCCGGGTATCAAGTTCGGTCTGGCATTTTGTGAAGCGTCAGGTAAGCGCCTTGTGCGCCGGTCTGGCACCGACGCCAACCTGATCGAGTTGGCGTGCCAGAATGCCGCTGCCATCGGTGCGGGCCACAGCTTCCTGATTTTTCTCGGCGATGGCTTTTACCCCGTCAATATTCTGAATGCGATAAAAGCTGTGCCGGAGGTATGCCGGATATTCTGCGCGACGGCGAATCCCACGCAGATTCTGGTTGCCGAGACGGAGCAGGGGCGCGGTATCCTGGGTGTGGTTGACGGGTTCCCGCCGCTCGGCGTGGAAAACGAGGAGGACGTTCAATGGCGTAAGGACCTGCTGCGTGCTATCGGTTACAAAGTGTAG
- a CDS encoding FmdB family zinc ribbon protein — MPTYQYRCEKCGHSFEHAEHLAEHENAHPPCPKCGSETRQHVPTPFVAKTSKKS; from the coding sequence ATGCCAACGTATCAATATCGTTGCGAGAAGTGTGGCCATTCGTTCGAGCACGCTGAACATCTCGCCGAACACGAGAACGCCCATCCACCTTGCCCGAAGTGCGGAAGCGAGACGCGTCAGCATGTACCAACGCCATTTGTCGCCAAGACGTCGAAAAAGAGCTGA
- a CDS encoding LysR family transcriptional regulator has protein sequence MARAADQLGISQPAVTKAIQRLERKVGVALVERTARGSVLTEAGKVFHARVSGVSLQLDSALQEARDIGGGHAGLLRIGTTPATTRFALRSLFPTLLVERPAARVNVTTAFSDVLLDAIDRREVELAVCPLPDTLNASMAKEVLYDDHYNLMVGTGHPLAERESVTLEDLVDCAWAASSRQEFARVQIEQAFAKHGYPRMRIVAEANSLAALFLIVSTTQLVSLINARSFDPGPLPFDIAVRPIQLDGLLRQVGLIRRAGYLSPIAQRAQEILRNAARESFVQCDTHGK, from the coding sequence TTGGCACGCGCTGCCGACCAGTTAGGCATTTCTCAGCCGGCCGTGACCAAGGCCATACAGCGGCTGGAACGCAAGGTGGGAGTTGCTCTGGTCGAGCGCACCGCACGCGGTTCGGTATTGACCGAGGCAGGCAAGGTATTTCATGCGCGGGTATCGGGCGTGTCCTTGCAGCTCGATAGTGCGCTGCAGGAAGCGCGCGATATTGGTGGCGGACACGCGGGCCTGCTGCGTATCGGTACGACGCCGGCCACCACGAGATTCGCGCTGCGCTCGCTTTTCCCAACACTGCTGGTGGAGCGGCCCGCAGCACGCGTCAATGTGACAACAGCGTTTAGCGACGTGCTGCTGGACGCCATTGACCGGCGTGAAGTGGAACTGGCTGTATGCCCCTTGCCCGACACATTGAACGCATCAATGGCCAAGGAGGTCCTTTATGACGATCACTACAATTTGATGGTTGGGACCGGGCACCCTCTGGCTGAGCGGGAATCGGTCACGCTAGAGGATCTGGTGGACTGCGCATGGGCAGCCTCGAGTCGACAGGAATTTGCGCGTGTGCAGATCGAGCAAGCCTTTGCAAAGCACGGGTACCCACGTATGCGCATTGTGGCCGAGGCCAATAGTTTGGCCGCGTTGTTTCTGATCGTATCTACCACGCAGCTGGTTAGCTTGATCAACGCGCGCAGCTTCGACCCTGGCCCCCTGCCGTTTGACATCGCCGTGCGTCCAATTCAGCTTGACGGCCTGCTGCGTCAGGTCGGACTGATACGAAGGGCCGGCTATCTATCCCCGATCGCGCAACGCGCTCAGGAAATTTTGCGCAACGCAGCCCGGGAGTCGTTCGTACAGTGTGATACCCACGGCAAGTGA
- a CDS encoding lipid II flippase Amj family protein — protein MDIQLLIICGLTFVIHVIATLAYAVRIAGVRTRRIAVSFSLFGIIALVSRTANSFQGPFIAKRVELDIARHLEGGLLGDFRLFLITATAASIVGALLIPTFQRYFSRAVEHFQANRSLPRLLLHIFSRGGINYLRDGARVPSRQNISQLASGAGVSGTVIALNIFAMAIWTVGVFASLYAGYLKPDLRVTCANLSSVINGFATVVLAVVIDPQVSVMTDDVIEGRISENSFRRAITTLAGARVVGTLCAQIMLVPAALIIVRVAELI, from the coding sequence ATGGACATCCAGCTTTTGATTATTTGCGGACTTACATTCGTAATCCACGTTATCGCGACGCTGGCTTACGCTGTGCGGATCGCCGGTGTTCGCACTCGACGTATCGCTGTGTCGTTCTCACTGTTCGGGATCATTGCCCTTGTCTCCCGAACGGCGAACTCCTTTCAAGGGCCGTTCATAGCCAAGCGTGTGGAGCTTGATATTGCTCGACATCTTGAAGGTGGCCTGCTCGGTGATTTTCGGCTCTTCCTGATTACAGCCACAGCGGCAAGCATAGTGGGCGCTTTGCTGATCCCAACATTCCAGCGTTATTTCAGCCGCGCTGTCGAGCATTTTCAGGCTAATCGATCACTGCCGCGCCTTCTACTCCACATTTTCAGCCGCGGCGGTATCAACTATTTGCGGGACGGCGCGCGGGTCCCGTCGCGCCAAAATATCTCTCAGCTAGCGAGCGGCGCCGGTGTATCCGGGACGGTGATAGCGCTCAACATCTTTGCGATGGCCATCTGGACCGTCGGTGTTTTCGCGTCGCTTTACGCGGGATACCTGAAGCCAGATTTGCGCGTCACGTGCGCCAATCTGTCGTCGGTCATTAATGGCTTTGCGACCGTGGTATTGGCGGTCGTCATCGACCCGCAGGTTTCTGTCATGACCGACGACGTTATCGAAGGCCGAATCTCCGAAAACAGCTTTAGGCGAGCTATTACCACCCTCGCCGGGGCACGTGTTGTCGGAACCTTATGTGCACAAATCATGCTCGTACCGGCCGCGCTCATTATCGTACGCGTCGCGGAGCTGATTTAG